The DNA window GATACTATTCCAGGCGGTGGTCGCGCGCTACTTGTGCGCGTGTAAATCTTTCATCGAGCGTAAAATCTTACAAGCGGTTTTGCCTATCCGGCTGGTCTTTTCCAGGCGAATAGTGAGCGTGTAAACGAACTCGTCCCGCTTTCGTTTGGCACGCAAACTGCGTAACGCAAGAGAAGACCTGATGCGCTTTCGCTTCACAGCGTTTTCGCACCTTTAGCTGCATCGGCATGTTTCCAACGCCCCCATATGTAGTCGCGCCGGGTGTGACAAAACACGATTACAGCTATTACGCCACGGCAGCCGCGTCATGACAGTCAAACCCGAACCTGAACCGAAGCGCAGGGTAAAGCGCTGGTCGGCCCGTGTGACGCAAAAAAGCGATGCGCTCGATCTCGAATCGGAAGTATTCAAAAAG is part of the Burkholderiales bacterium genome and encodes:
- a CDS encoding DUF3175 domain-containing protein — its product is MTVKPEPEPKRRVKRWSARVTQKSDALDLESEVFKK